The Starkeya sp. ORNL1 DNA window TATGCCAACATGCTGAGCTTCTGGCTCTATCTGCTGGCGGTGGTGGTACTGTTTTCCAGCTTCCTGGTGCCGGGCGGGCCGACGGGCGCCGGCTGGACGCTTTACCCGCCGCAGGCCATCACTGCCGGCACGCCCGGCCTCGCCTGGGGCATCGTGCTCATGCTGGCCTCGCTGATGATCTTCATCATCGGCTTCACCATGGGCGGCCTGAATTACGTCGTGACGGTGCTGCAGGCGCGCGCCCGCGGCATGACGCTGATGCGCATGCCGCTCACCGTGTGGGGCATCTTCACCGCCAGCGTGATGGCGCTGCTCGCCTTCCCGGCCTTGTTCGTCGGCGCGGTGATGATGCTGTTCGACCGGCTGCTAGGCACCAGCTTCTTCATGCCGGCCATCCTCGAGCAGGGCACCCGGCTGCCTTATGGCGGGGGCAGCCCCATCCTGTTCCAGCATCTGTTCTGGTTCTTCGGCCACCCGGAGGTCTACATCGTCGCGCTGCCCGCCTTCGGCATCGTCTCGGACCTCATCAGCGTCCATGCGCGGCGCAACATCTTCGGCTACCGGATGATGGTGTGGGCGATCGTGGCGATCGGCGCGCTCAGCTTCGTGGTGTGGGCGCACCACATGTATGTCAGCGGCATGAACCCCTATTTCGGGTTCTTCTTCGCCACCACCACCCTCATCATCGCCATACCCACCGCGATCAAGGTCTATAATTGGGTGCTGACGCTGTGGCGCGGCGACATCCACCTCACCGTGCCGATGCTGTTCGCGCTCGCCTTCATCGTCACCTTCGTCAATGGCGGGCTGACCGGGCTGTTCCTCGGCAATGTGGTGGTGGACGTGCCGCTCTCGGACACCATGTTCGTCGTCGCCCATTTCCACATGGTCATGGGCGTGGCGCCCATCCTGGTGATCTTCGGAGCGGTCTATCATTGGTATCCGAAGGTGACCGGGCGGCTGTTGAACGTGCCGCTCGGCCAGTTCCATTTCTGGGTCACCTTCCTCGGTGCCTACGCGATCTTCTTCCCGATGCATTATCTCGGGCTGATGGGCGTGCCGCGGCGCTATTACGAGATGGGCGAGACCGCCATCTATCCGCAGTCGGCCCACGACCTGAACATCTTCATCACC harbors:
- a CDS encoding cbb3-type cytochrome c oxidase subunit I gives rise to the protein MVDVPLGAGAVPPAEVEDVELYHPTSWWTHYVFSQDAKIIAVQYSITALSIGMFALALSWLMRLQLAFPGLLSFIDADAYYQLITMHGMMMVVYVLTALFLGGFGNYLIPLMVGARDMVFPYANMLSFWLYLLAVVVLFSSFLVPGGPTGAGWTLYPPQAITAGTPGLAWGIVLMLASLMIFIIGFTMGGLNYVVTVLQARARGMTLMRMPLTVWGIFTASVMALLAFPALFVGAVMMLFDRLLGTSFFMPAILEQGTRLPYGGGSPILFQHLFWFFGHPEVYIVALPAFGIVSDLISVHARRNIFGYRMMVWAIVAIGALSFVVWAHHMYVSGMNPYFGFFFATTTLIIAIPTAIKVYNWVLTLWRGDIHLTVPMLFALAFIVTFVNGGLTGLFLGNVVVDVPLSDTMFVVAHFHMVMGVAPILVIFGAVYHWYPKVTGRLLNVPLGQFHFWVTFLGAYAIFFPMHYLGLMGVPRRYYEMGETAIYPQSAHDLNIFITCVALVVGAAQFAFVFNLIWSLRHGRDAGGNPWRACSLEWQTPETPPPHGNWGKELPLVYRWAYDYHVPGAPEDFIPQNQPPFAGEMAGRMP